CCAGCCGGTGCCGCTCTCGAACTTGTCCTTGCTGTCGAAGAGCGGGGTCTCGCTGCACACGGAAAAATACACGCCGTCGGCGTGGTGATTATAATACTCGTTTTGAAATGGCGGCTCGGTGCCTTGCTGGCGGGCGACCTTGAATTGGATGGGGGTGAGGATTTTTTTCCACTCGGCATCGGTGCGCTGCACCTTGGCCTTGGACATATCGATGATGACCTTGGAGGGGAGTCCGCAGGCGGACGTGCAATCGAGATCGGAGCTGGCGGCGGGCGAAGTGGTTTTCATAGGTGCTTGAGAAAAAAGGTAGGAGGCTGCGACGAGCGGGAAGCAGAGGAGTAGGGCGGGCCATTTCATATGAGGTGAGAGCAAGGAGACGACGGATTATTCCCGAGGTTCCCAACTCTGCAAAACACCGGTGATAACGCAAACGAGACGGAAGGGTTCGGGCTTGCAAGCGGGGCGCACGCCTTGAGCGTGGGGCGTTATGACAAAACCTTTCAAGCCAGGCCTATCGGTCGATGCCTGGGCCCTCGCCGTCGAATTGCTGGTGCGCTGGCTCGAAAATAACGAGCGTGTCGACGTGCTGCTCGACAGTTTGCCGCGCTCCCTGGGGCGCGCCGAGCGCGGTCGCTGCCAGCATTTGTTGTTCGGCGCGGTGCGTAATCTGGGGCGGATCGAAGCGATTTTTACCCCGATGCTGGCCCGTCCGCCCCGCACGGCGGTGAAAGCGATTCTGTTGATCGCAGGTTATGAGCTGATCGAAGGCGGCAACGACGGCCACACGGCGCGCGTGGTTCATCATGCGGTCGAGCAAACCAAGACGCTGGCAAGCCAGCCGGAAGCCAAGATGGTCAACGCCGTCGTGCGCAAGATATCCGCGGCGCTCGATGCGCAGACCGTGCCGGCGGCGCTGGCGGGTGCGACGGAACTCGCGAATTATTATTCGCACCCCGAGTGGCTGGTGCGCCGCTGGCTCGCGCAGTTTGGTGCGGCGGGTGCGCGCGAATTGTTGGAATGGAATCAAAAGCCTGCGCCTGTGTATGCGCGTTGGCGGGCCGAAGGTGCGCCAGCCGGTGAAGACGCGGCGCTGTTCGTGGCGACTCCGTGGAAAGGGTTTTATGAAGTGAAGTCCGGTTCGTGGGCACGCGTGGAAACCCTGGTGAACGACGGAACGTTGTTCTTGCAGGATCCGGCGACGCGCCACGCGATCGACCTGCTGGCCCCGAAGACGGGCGAAGCGGTGCTCGATGCGTGCGCCGCGCCCGGTGGTAAGAGCCTCGCGATCGCCGATCTCATGGGCTCGGGACGCGTGGTGGCGGTGGATCTGCCGAGCCCGCGTATCGATCGCCTTAAGCAAAATCTGTCGCGCGCGAAGATCGATGTCGCGCTGGTGCAGGCTGATTTATTGCAGATCGAACGCCTGGGGGTTCTGGAGGAATGCAATCTGCCGAAAGCCTACGATGCGGTGCTCCTCGATGTGCCCTGCTCCAACACCGGAGTAATGCGCCATCGCGTGGATGTGAAATGGCGTTTGCAAGTTTCGGACTTCGCCAAGCACGCGCGCCAGCAAGGTGATTTGTTGAGCGCGGCGGCACGCCTGGTGGTGCCGGGCGGGCGACTGGTTTATTCGACGTGCAGTCTCGATACCGAAGAAAACATGGACGTGATCAGCACGTTTTTGGAAAAGACCCGCGGCCGTTTCACGCTGGAGGCGCAGCGTATCAGCCAGCCCTGGGTGGACGGTCACGATGGCGCGGCGGCATTCGTGCTGCGCAAAGCGGTGGGTTGAGCCCTCAACCCGGCCGGAGATTATTTTTCCGGCTGGGGCAGGCGGGTGCCGGCGATCCAGGCGCCCGCAGCCAGCACGGCGGCACCGATGAACACGGCCTTCGCGCCGAGCGTCCAGAAAACGATGCCGGCGGTGATGGGCGTGATCGCGCGGGAGAGTGAACCCAGTGAGCGAAAAATGCCGAGCACGCGGCCTTGTTCGTTGGCTCCGGCGTAGAGCGAGATGAGTCCGCTGGTGGAGGGATTGACCAGGCCCGAGCCGAGTGCGAGCAAGCCGACGCCCGCGTAGAGCCACGCGGGCGCGGGCGCGAAACCGATCAACAGGAGGCCGATGCATGAAGCGACCAATCCCATGCCGAGCACGCGGGTCTCGGGCGTGCTCACCAGCATCTTTCGCACGATATAGCCCTGCGTGATGATCGAACACACGCCGAGGAAACCCATGAGCAGACCGTTTTGTTTCGCGGTGTAGCCGAAGCGTTCGGCGCTGAGGAAAACCAAGGATGCTTCCATCGCGACGAAGGCGATCGAGTAAACGAACGCGACCAGATTGACGCCGCGAATACGAGCGTCGGAGAGATTCAGAATGGCGCGGAGCGGATTGCGCAGGCGCGTCTCGACGGGGACGATGCGCATTTCCGGCGGGCGGGTCTCGTTGAAGCGGCGATAAATCCACACGAGGTTGACCACACTCATCGCGAGTGAGAGCAGCGCGGGGACCGAGAACGGATTGATGCCCCACGCGGCGAGTCCTGCGCGCGGGAAAATTTCGAGCAAGTTGATGTGCGCGGTGAAGGCGCCGATCATCGGGCCGGTGACGAGGCCGAGGCCGAACGCGGCGCCGACGATGCCCATCGCTTTGGAGCGTTCGGCGCGCGTGGTGACATCGGCCACGGCGGCGGTGGCGACGGAAAGATTGCCGCCGAATGCGCCGGCCACGAGACGGGCGACGAGGAAGAGCCAGAAGGAACCGCTGACGACCCAGAGCAGATAACTGAGCGCGGTGCCGGCGACGGTGAGCAGCAAGATCGGACGGCGTCCGCGTTTATCGGAGAGCGTGCCCCAGAACGGTGCAAAGATGAATTGCAGGATCGAAAACAGGGAGCTGATGACGCCGCCAAACAGCACCTCGGGGAGGTGGGTTTCGTTACCCAGATGACTAGCGACTGCGTTGATGTGCCCGAGGAACCAGCCGAGCAGTCCGGCCTGGCCGTCGACGGCGAGGTAGTGTTTGAGCAGGTCGGGCCCGAGCGGGAAGATGATCGAGAAGCCCACCAGATCGATGTAGAGCGTGAGGAAGATCACGCCGAGGGACAGGGCGCGTTTGGGCTGGTTGGGCTCGGTGGTGGACACGAAGGCGACAGGCAAACCATTTGGAGCGGCAGAGCCAAGGCGCGAATGGCCCCGATGGTCGAATCGCCGGAATGGCTAATGACGCCCGCCGAGTTACCTAATATCCGGCGGCGCGTTCAGGCGCTCAGCCCAGCATCTTGCTGATTTGTTTTCGCAGGGCCTGAAGCGAGAACGGCTTTTGCAGGAAGCTCACGCGGTCATCCGTCCCGAGTTCGGGCACGGCGCTTTCGTTGTAGCCGCTCATGAGGATGACGGGGAGTTGCGGGGCGAGCACTCGTAGTGCCCGCAAGGTATCGACGCCGCTCAGACGAGGCATGGTCAGGTCGAGCAGGACGAGCGCGACATCGGATTGGTGGGCTTTGAATAATTCGATGCCTTCGATGCCGTCGGCGGCGGTGAGGGTCTTGAGTCCAAAGGTGCGAAACATCTGTTCGGCCACCGCGCGGACACCGGTTTCATCGTCGATGAGCAACACTGTGCCGGCGAGCGGATGTGCGCGGGCTTCGAACGGCTGCCGGCTTTCGCGGACGACTTGCGGCGAGGAAGCCACCGGTAGCAGCAAGGTGAACGTGGAGCCGGCTCCGGGCGTGCTGGTGACGAGGAGGCTGCCTTGATGGCTGCGCACGATGCCGAGCACGGCGGCCAGGCCGAGTCCGCGGCCGGCAAATTTGGTGGTGAAGAACGGGTCGAAAATTTTGCTGATGGTTTCGGCACTCATCCCGGTGCCGGTATCGCGAACGCGCAGGCCGGCGAAGTCGCCGGTCCCCGGCGGAGGCGCGAGCACGGCATGGGCAACCTGGGGGTCGGTGCGGCGCATCGTGCAGGTTTCGACGGTGATGAAACCATCGTGATCGCCGATCGCGTCGGAGGCATTGACCACGAGATTCATGATGATCTGGCGGATCTGCGTGGCATCGACTTCGACGTCGGGCACGCCGGGGCGGAATTCGAAATGAAGGCTGGCCCGCTTGCTGATCGAGTGCTCGAGGAGGGGAGTCGTGTCGCGCACGAGTTTCTCAAGGCTGGCGCGCTCCACGAGGAACCGTCCGCGACCCGCGTAGGCGAGCATCTGCTGGCACAGTTCGCCGGCACGTTGCGCACCGCATTCAATTTGTTCGAGGTGTTCCTGAACCGCGGTCTGGCGGGGAAGATCGAGCCGGAGAATGCTGGCGTGGCCGACAATCGTCGTGAGCAGATTGTTGAAATCGTGCGCGATGCCGCCCGCGAGGACACCCAGGCTTTCCAGTTTTTGAGATTCGAGGAGCTTGCGGTCCAAGGCGCTCCGGTCGGCTTCGGCCTGTTTGCGGCCGGTGATGTCGATCGCGAGACCTTCGATGAACAACAGCTGGCCTTCGCTGGAGTAAATGCCCTGGCCACGGTCGAGCACCCATTTGATTTGGCCGTCTTTGTCCCGAAGCCGGTATTCGCTTTCGTAGGCGGCCTGGTGCGCCAAGGCGTTGTCGACCAGCGCACGATGGTTCTCGTGGTCTTCGACCAAGATCAAGTCGTCGAAACAAATTTTCCCGGAGGTGAAATCATGCGGGGTGTAGCCGATGATCTCGATTGATCCGCGGCTGATGAACGTGGCGGAGCACGGTTTTTGATGGAGATAGCGATAAGCCATGCCGGGCATCTGTCCGAGCAGGCTGTCGAGCTGACGGCGGCTTTCGCGCAACTCGGCCTCGGTTGCCTGACGTTTGCCGATGTCGGCTTCGAGCAGTCCCTGTGTGTGGCGCAATTCGGCGGTGCGTTCTCCGACCTGATGTTCGACCAGTTCGGCGCGACGGCGCACGCTCAGAAAATAAGCGCCGAGCACGAGCGTGAAGATCAGGCTGCCCGCGAAAACTATGCGAGGTGTGGCGCTGATCTGACTGTCAATCCAGCCGTTTGTGGGGGTGTAATAACAGTTCCAAGTGCGTCCGCCGATGCTAAGCTGATCGGAGTGCATGATGCCCGGAGGCAGATCGGCGAGGCTTTGCAGCGCGTGATTGTCGGGATCGCGAACTGCACGGCGGCTGAAGAGAAAAGGGTCCGGTTCATCCGTATGGGTGATGTCCAAAATCAGGGCATCGAGCGCGTAGGCCGGATAACTGATCCAGGACTGCCCCAGCATGTCATCAATTTTGAATACAATCTGGACGTAGCCGACCAGTTGGTCGGCACCACGCACCGACTGGAAAACCGGACAGGCCATGATGATTCCGAAACGCTTCGCGCCGGAGTTTTCCTGCACGAGGCGGATCTTCCGCGTCATGACGAATCCGCGGGTTTTCAGACTGCGATCCAAGTCGCTGCGCGAAGGGCCGACGGTGAGGTCAAAACCGAGGGCGGGTTCGTTGCCTTCGAGCGGCTCCGTATAAAGAATCGGATTATACACCGGCCGGCGTGAGGCCGGCACGAGCTGGCCGTCGGCGTTGCGTTCGGTGAAGGCGTAATAAGGGACGATCTCACGCCGGCCCCAGGCTTCGACCTCGGCCCGGCGGGAATCGGGAACGACCGGAACCCATTGAAGCGCCTGGATGCCCTGATGGCGGGCGCGGATGTCGCGGGCCGTGGCCAGAAACTCGGACGGGGTGACATCGTCGGAACTGGCGAAGAGATTGCGCAGGTTATACAGGCACTCTTCGTAACCGTGGATACTCTCGCTGATGAGGGCGTGGCGGACGGCTGCGCGGCGGAAAAATTCGTTTTCTATACGGCGTTGCTCGGTGTAGTGGGCAAACCGATACAATATCAACGAGGCGGCGAAGCCGGCGAGCAGCACGATGACCAACCCCAACTGCCGGCGCATGATTTTTTTCCCGGAGGTGAGGTGGGGCTTCATAGTCACAACTTCCAAGCTGCAAGCATGTTGCACGCGGGTGGTGGCGCGAGGTTGTTTTTCGAAAAAAAAGCCCGCCTCGGGCATGCGAGGCGGGCTTGTGATGACGCTCAAGAGCGTGAGCGGTCGTTGAGGTTTATACTCAGAGCTTGTAGGGCAGCGGGTATTTGGCGGCGAGTTTGGCGGCGCGCTCCTTGGCGGAGGCGAGGGCGGCGGTTTCGCCGTCGGTGCCGATGGCCTTGAGAACGGTGTCGATGGCGGTCGCGATTTCGTCCATGTCGGATTCAACCAAACCACGCGAAGTGATCGCCGGCGTGCCGATGCGGAGACCGGAAGCCTGGAAAGGCGAGCGGGTCTCGAAGGGCACGGTGTTTTTGTTGAGCGTGATGTGCGCGAGATCGAGGGTCTCCTGGGCTTTCTTCGCGGTCAGTTCGGGGAGGTTGTGGCGAAGATCGATCATGAAGAGGTGGTTGTCGGTGCCACCGGAGACGAGCTTGTAGCCGCGGGCGACGAACGCCTTGGCGAGGGCCTGGGAGTTTTTCACGACCTGCTGCGCGTAGGTCTTGAAATCGGGCTTGAGGGCCTCGGCGAAACACACGGCCTTGGCGGCGATGACATGCATGAGCGGACCGCCCTGGCCGCCGGGGAACATGGCGGAGTCAATGGCTTTGGCGTGCGCGGCTTTGCACATGATGAGACCGCCGCGGGGGCCGCGCAGGGTTTTGTGCGTGGTGGTCGTGACGAAGTCGGCGTGCGGGAAAGGCGACGGGTGGACGCCCGCGGCGACGAGACCGGCGATGTGCGCGATGTCGGCGAAAAGGAGCGCGCCGACGGAGCGGGCAATCTCACCCATGCGGGCGAAGTCGATGACGCGGGAGTAGGCGGAAGCGCCGACGGTGATCATGGCGGGCTTCTCGCGCTCGGCGATGGCGGCGAGTTCTTCGTAGTCGATCAGGCCGGTGTCTTCGCGGACGCCGTATTGGACGAAGTTGTATTGTTTGCCGGAGAAGTTGGCGGGGTTGCCGTGGGTGAGGTGGCCGCCGTGCGAGAGATTCATGCCGAGGATCTTCGCGCCGAGGGGCAGGCAGGACGTGTAAACAGCGAAGTTGGCCTGCGAACCGGAGTGCGGCTGGACGTTGGCGTGTTCGGCACCGAACAGGGCTTTGGCGCGGTCGATGGCGAGGGTTTCGATCTTATCGACGAATTCGCAACCGCCATACCAACGCTTCGCGGGGTAACCCTCGGCGTATTTGTTGGTGAGCACGCTGCCCTGGGCCTCCATGACGGCCGGGTAGGTGAAATTCTCGGAGGCGATGAGCTCGATGTGGCTCTGCTGGCGGGCGAACTCGGACGAGAGGGCCGAGTAGATTTCAGGATCGAGGGTGCGGAGCGGCGTGGCGTTGATCGACATGGTGAAGTGAAATTTGGAAAGGAAGAGTCGGAAGGGCAAACGGCGCGGGGACAAACCGAAAAACGACCGACCCCCTCTGAGCACCGCGCAATAAAGCCGTCGGATCATGAATGGATCACGTTTGTAACTTATTAAGTTACAAATTCGATTTTTTTATAACCAACTGCCGATGAATGGTAAATCGGTATTTGTAACCTATTAGGTTACAAATGGGATTGCCGGATTACCTGTCGAAAACCGAAAGCAGGGCTGCGAGGCTGCTAGGCGGTGGGGGCGAAGGGACCGTGAAAGCGCGAAGAATTCCTTATTGGGCGGTCTGCGACTTGAGGAACTCCATCAGCGAGGGGATGGCTTCGACCATTTCGTCGCGGCAGGCTTCGTATTCGTTGAGGGGGCCACCGTAGGGGTCGCCGATTTCTTTGTCGGCGGCGCGGGGCATGAACTCACGGAAAAGATAAACATTCCGCGGGACGGGATTGAAGCTGATCTGAATCATGGCCCGGTGGCTTTCAGTCATGCAGAGAACCACCACGGCTTCATCCAAGAGCTGCTTGGTAAGAGGCTGGCTCTTGTGGGCTTTGATATCGAGACCGACTTTTTTCAGCGCGACGACGGAGTTTTCCGAGACGCGGTCACCGGAGCGGGCGGCCACGCCGGCCGAGACGATCTTCAATGATTTCAACGGCTCGGGCTGCGCACTGAGCGCATGGCGGAGGAGCGCCTCGGCCATCGGGCTGCGACAGATGTTGGCGGTGCAAACAGTGACGATGGTTCCGGGCTTGGCCATACGAGCGATGAGTTGAAGGGATAACGTTTGAGTGGAAAGGCAACCGTCGAGGTCTACAGTTGCTTGAGTGCGACGAGGCCGCGGTGGATTTGCACGGCGCGTTGCAGCACGGCATCAACCGGGAGCGGCTTGGGCTTGTCGGCGGTCTCGGAAGCACTTGCGGATTTAACGGCTTCTGCTGGGGCGGGAGTCTCGACGCCGGTTTCGTGCTCGTGGATCAAAGTGGCTTCGTCGAAACGCGATTTGTTGACGTTTTCGAGGACGAGCTTCGCGGGCGAAGTGTCGGCGACCAAGGCGTCGAAGGCGCGTTTGTCGGCCTCGGCAGTAGTGGTTACGATGATGTCGGTTTTGTAGTCGGCCGAGGCGCGTCCGATCGTGATGCAGCCGGGAATCGTGACGCTGAGTTCGTTGCGGGCGGCGCCGGAGGTTTCTGGCGAGAGGAGGACCAGCACGATGCGTTTCGGATGGGTGCGAAACCCTTTCACGCCGGACAACGTGGCCGCTGCGGTCTTGGTGCTGGCGTAGCGGAGATCGAGAACGACCGAGCCCGTTTCCAAGGCTTTGGCGAACGTCGCACTATCGGCGGCACCGGCGCGCAGGTAATCGAGGCCGGGCGATAATTCCACGGCTCGCGCGGAAACGACGAGCGCGAGAGCAAAAACGAGGAAGTAGCCGAGGCGTTTCATCGACGATTGAGTTGTTTCGCGCCGATGTCGCGCCGGTAAACTTTGCTGGTGCATTCGATCTGTTCGCAAGCGGCGTAGGCGGCGTCGGCTGCGGCGCGCAACGTCGGGGCGACTGCGGTGACTCCGAGGACGCGTCCACCGGCGGTGACGACTTCACCGGCGGCGTTTTTGGCGGTGCCGGCGTGGATGATCTGGACGTTGTCGGCCAGCTTGGCGGGGAAACGAATCACGTCACCCTTGGCGTAGGCGTCAGGATAACCCTTGGCGGCGATCACCACGCAGATGGCGTGCTCGGGTTTGATGGCGAAGCGGATGCCGGCGAGCGTTCCCTTGGCGGCGGCCCAGAGCAGGGCGAGGACATCGGTGTCGAGACGGGGGATAACGACCTGGGTCTCGGGATCGCCGAACCGGGTGTTGTATTCGAGCACGCTCGGGCCGGTGGGGGTGAGCATGATGCCGATGAAAAGCGTGCCGCGGAAATCGATGCCTTCGTCGGCGATAGCATCGACGGAAGGTTTAACGATCTCGCGTTCGATCTGGGCGAGGAGTGCGGGGGTAACGACGTCGGCGGGAGAATAGGTGCCCATGCCGCCGGTGTTGGGGCCGGTATCCCCGTCGCCAATACGTTTGTGGTCCTGCGAAGTCGGGAGGATGATGTAATCGCGGCCGGAGGTAACGACGAGGATGGAGGTTTCTTCGCCGGTCATGCAGTCTTCGACGAGGATCTGGCTGCCGGCGGAACCGAATTTATTGCCGGCGAGCATGTCGAGCACGGCAGCCTCGGCTTCGGCGAGGGTTTGCGCGACGATCACGCCTTTGCCGGCGGCGAGACCGTCGGCTTTGATGACAATGGGCGCGCCGCGCTGGCGGACGTAGGCGAGGGCGGGTTCGATCTCGGTGAAGATGCCCGAGGCCGCGGTCGGGATGCCGTATTTGAGCAGGATCTGCTTGGTGAAAACCTTGGAGGCTTCGAGACGGGCGCCGTCGGCTTTCGGGCCGTAGGCAGGAATGCCGATTTTGTTGAGGGCATCGACGAGGCCGAGTGAAAGCGGAACCTCGGGGCCGACGATGACGAAGTCGATTTTTTCGCGTTGGGCGAGAGCGACCAGACCGTTGATGTCATCGGCTGCGACGGGGAACGTCTGAACATCAGCCGAGATGCCGGCGTTGCCGGGTGCGGCGATCACGCGCGGTTTCGCGGGCGAGGCGAGCACGGCTTTGACGAGCGTATGCTCGCGACCGCCGGCACCGACGATGAGGACGTTCTGAGGGAGTGAGGTGGGCGCAGAGGATGCGGAAGACACGACGGAAAAGGAGAACGAGTAAGCGGACGAGAACGAGAACGATTTTTTAGAGGACCTGCAGGGTCTTGCGATAGAAGGCCACGACCTCGTCGGGATCGTCGGTGAACAGGATGTATTCGATCACCCAGGCGGGCATGCGTTTCGATTGAACCATGACTTCGAGTTGTTGGCGCAGATCGGCCCAGTAGGTGGAGTTGAAAAACACGTAGGGCACGCGCGGACGGATGCCGAGCTTGAGGTTGCATAGCTCGATACCGATCTCCTCAAGCGTGCCGACGCCACCGACGTTGAAGACGCAAAAATCGGCGACCTCGAACCATTTTTGACGATAGTGGCGGGCGGTTTCCTGGAAGGTGTTGAAGAAATCCACGCCGAGTTCCGGAGGCTGGGCTTCGAGTTCAAGGAAGCACGCGCCGGTGAGCGCGCCCTTGTTGCGGGCCTGATCGGTCGCGAGGCGCATGACGCCGCCGCCGCCGCCGGTGAGCACACCGACGTTGGGTCCGATGAAGCCGGTGAGTTTATCGATGAGGCCGGAGATGCGGTCGGTGTCGGCTTTTTCGAGGCCCACGGCGGAACCGTAGAAGGCGAGGATGGTGGACTCCTGGAATACGCGGCGCAGTTCTTCGCGCACGAAGAAGCCATGGCTCTTTTTATACGTGTGGCGGTAGAGATCCTTCATCGCGACGTTGAACCAGTAAACGTCGATGCCGAGGTCATGGTAACTTTCGAGACGGCCATGGGCGTTGTTCGAAAGGAAAAAACCGTGGGTGCGCGAGGGCTGGCGGAAAATAATGCGACGTAGCTTCAACTCGGGCAGACGCGTAAGCAGTTCGATGTGTTCGAGCAGATTCGGGAAGTAGTCGATGAGCAGCGTATCGGCGCCCGCGGGCGCGGCGGCCAAGGACTCGACCATGGTGCGGTAACCACATTTCTGGAGCAGGGTGGCCTTGGTGACGGTGCGTCCCGTGGTGTTCAGCAAAAGACTGAAGTTTTCCATCGATGCGCTCTGGCCCTTCACGGTGATGCGAGTGCGGGGGCGGGCGGCGGGATTGGTCTTTGGCGGGTTCGCGTCGATGCACTCGAACAGATCGGTCGCGGTGGTCAGCAGACGCGTGCGGCGGCGGCGGAGGGATTTGAACTCGGGGTCGTCGGGCGTGTTGCCCGCGATGGCCGAAGGCGGGGCGCGAAAAATTTCCACCGACACCATGGGATTCACCACCGGCTGGGTGCCCGTGTTGTAGATTTCCAGCATGATGTTCGTGCCGAAAGTCTTGATCGGATCGAGCAGCACGGCGCTCGTGTGGATGCCGAAATTGCCTTCGCCGCGGTTGAGCAAGACGTAGTGCTCTTTTAGATACATCGAGCAGCTGGTGAGGACGCCGGAGCTGGGCTCGATCGTGAGCAGGTGGGTGTCGTGGCGCACCTGGACCTTGTCGAGGTAGTTGCGGCCGGCTTCGCCGCTGGTGAGGCGCTCGAAGTCATTCTGTTTCAGGCGCGGGTTGAGCGTGTAGCGGACGTGGTGCGGCGTCAGGAAAACGCGGCCGAGGCGGTCGATGCTGATCGTGTTGGGCAGCTTGAGACGGTTGGTCTGCACGGCCTCCCAGATTTCGGCAGTTGAAAGCTTGGCCTTTTCGGGGGCGTAGAACAGGCGGCCGACGGGCGTGCCGGGGCGGAGGAGCTTGGCCCAGTAACCGGCATTGGGAAAACTGTCGTCGTAGAGAAAAGCCTCGGCGGTGACCACAAAGCGTCCGGCTTCGATGCTCACCGGTTTAATGGTGAACATCTCGATGCCGATGCGGGCGAGGGTGCTGCGTTCCGTGAAATTGAGCAGGGCCGTGCGGGTTTTGAAAAAGTCGAGTTCGGCCGGTGTGCGGGGCGAGAATGCCA
The sequence above is a segment of the Rariglobus hedericola genome. Coding sequences within it:
- a CDS encoding LOG family protein, whose product is MHSDQFWTSQDGEILTIKKKDARTVKLKLAFSPRTPAELDFFKTRTALLNFTERSTLARIGIEMFTIKPVSIEAGRFVVTAEAFLYDDSFPNAGYWAKLLRPGTPVGRLFYAPEKAKLSTAEIWEAVQTNRLKLPNTISIDRLGRVFLTPHHVRYTLNPRLKQNDFERLTSGEAGRNYLDKVQVRHDTHLLTIEPSSGVLTSCSMYLKEHYVLLNRGEGNFGIHTSAVLLDPIKTFGTNIMLEIYNTGTQPVVNPMVSVEIFRAPPSAIAGNTPDDPEFKSLRRRRTRLLTTATDLFECIDANPPKTNPAARPRTRITVKGQSASMENFSLLLNTTGRTVTKATLLQKCGYRTMVESLAAAPAGADTLLIDYFPNLLEHIELLTRLPELKLRRIIFRQPSRTHGFFLSNNAHGRLESYHDLGIDVYWFNVAMKDLYRHTYKKSHGFFVREELRRVFQESTILAFYGSAVGLEKADTDRISGLIDKLTGFIGPNVGVLTGGGGGVMRLATDQARNKGALTGACFLELEAQPPELGVDFFNTFQETARHYRQKWFEVADFCVFNVGGVGTLEEIGIELCNLKLGIRPRVPYVFFNSTYWADLRQQLEVMVQSKRMPAWVIEYILFTDDPDEVVAFYRKTLQVL